A DNA window from Vigna angularis cultivar LongXiaoDou No.4 chromosome 1, ASM1680809v1, whole genome shotgun sequence contains the following coding sequences:
- the LOC108338601 gene encoding protein trichome birefringence-like 16, with protein MFIPNRMKVGFNGLRGKEISLISIVLMSATIIFWSWEKMPGLNTFLPPETPALQFSSDHLVTTRSVEVPSPDPRLGEDGSLLAKTKTTNEFKEELDQEGVSETIPSQISSGKSNDEDGPPLLPKEKTANEPENLHLEGASQKIPAQTTYEGEDGSSLTKEKTVNEGEKLHLEGASQMVPVQTSSGKNMSEDGPSLAKEKTTNDPEKVHLKGASLTVPAQTSSGKNMGEDDQSLAKEKTTNEAKEEKTLKQEQEHRNDSVMNSPQTSSSIVGKDDKWENSTVSKVCNYARGKWVPDNNRPFYSGFGCKQWLSTMWACRLMQRTDFEYERLRWQPKDCQMEEFEGSKFLRRMQNKTLAFVGDSLGRQQFQSLMCMISGGKDELHVEDVGREYGLTIADGSARPNGWAFRFSSTNTTILYYWSASLCDVEPIDINNPNTDYAMHLDRPPAFLRQYLHKFDVLVLNTGHHWNRGKLNANRWVMHVGGVPNTDRKIAVIWGAKNLTIHSIVSWVNSQLPKYPGLKAFLRTISPRHFFGGEWNTGGSCDNTKPMSVGKEILEEESSDQGAAHAVKGTGVKLLDITALSQLRDEAHISRFSITAKPGVQDCLHWCLPGVPDTWNEVLFAQI; from the exons ATGTTCATCCCAAACAG GATGAAGGTAGGCTTTAATGGATTAAGGGGTAAAGAAATTTCACTTATTTCTATTGTTCTCATGTCTGCAACTATCATTTTTTGGTCATGGGAGAAAATGCCTGGTCTTAATACCTTTCTTCCTCCTGAAACACCAGCACTGCAGTTCTCTTCAG ATCATTTAGTTACTACTCGTTCAGTCGAGGTGCCATCACCAGATCCTCGTTTGGGTGAAGATGGCTCATTGTTGGCAAAGACTAAGACCACCAATGAGTTCAAAGAAGAACTCGATCAGGAGGGAGTATCAGAGACTATTCCTTCACAAATATCTTCTGGGAAGAGCAATGATGAAGATGGCCCACCATTACTGCCAAAGGAAAAGACCGCTAATGAACCAGAAAATCTTCATCTTGAAGGAGCATCACAAAAGATTCCTGCACAAACCACTTATGAAGGAGAAGATGGCTCATCATTGACAAAAGAAAAGACTGTAAATGAAGGAGAAAAACTGCATCTTGAGGGAGCATCACAGATGGTTCCTGTACAAACCTCTTCTGGGAAAAACATGAGTGAAGATGGCCCATCATTGGCAAAGGAAAAGACCACTAATGATCCAGAAAAAGTGCATCTCAAGGGAGCATCACTGACGGTTCCTGCACAAACCTCTTCTGGGAAAAACATGGGTGAAGATGACCAATCATTGGCAAAGGAAAAGACCACTAATGAAGCTAAGGAGGAGAAAACTTTGAAACAAGAACAGGAGCATAGAAATGATTCTGTGATGAATTCTCCACAAACAAGCTCTTCAATCGTTGGGAAAGACGACAAATGGGAAAATTCTACAGTAAGTAAAG TCTGTAACTATGCAAGAGGAAAATGGGTCCCAGACAACAATCGACCTTTTTATTCAGGTTTTGGTTGCAAACAGTGGCTATCAACAATGTGGGCTTGTCGCTTGATGCAGCGCACCGATTTTGAATATGAGAGGCTTCGATGGCAACCCAAGGATTGTCAAATGGAGGAATTTGAAGGTTCTAAATTCTTGAGAAG GATGCAAAACAAAACTCTAGCTTTTGTTGGAGACTCATTGGGGCGACAACAGTTCCAGTCTTTAATGTGCATGATCTCTGGTGGTAAGGATGAGCTTCATGTTGAGGATGTGGGGAGGGAGTATGGATTGACTATAGCTGATGGTTCTGCCCGTCCTAATGGGTGGGCATTTCGCTTCTCAAGCACTAATACGACCATCCTGTACTACTGGTCTGCAAGCCTATGCGATGTTGAACCTATTGATATAAACAACCCTAACACGGATTATGCAATGCATCTCGATCGACCACCAGCGTTCTTGCGCCAGTATCTCCACAAGTTCGATGTATTGGTTCTCAACACAGGTCACCACTGGAATCGGGGAAAGCTCAATGCTAACCGATGGGTAATGCATGTTGGTGGTGTGCCAAATACTGATAGGAAGATAGCAGTGATTTGGGGTGCCAAGAATCTTACAATCCACAGCATTGTTAGTTGGGTGAATTCACAGCTTCCAAAATATCCAGGTCTTAAAGCATTCCTTCGGACCATCTCTCCTAGGCATTTTTTTGGTGGGGAGTGGAACACAGGAGGCAGTTGTGACAACACCAAACCAATGTCTGTTGGAAAGGAAATATTGGAAGAAGAGTCTAGTGATCAAGGCGCTGCACATGCAGTAAAGGGAACAGGTGTTAAACTCTTAGACATAACAGCTCTTTCTCAGCTCAGGGATGAGGCTCATATATCACGGTTCAGTATTACAGCAAAGCCCGGTGTGCAGGATTGCTTACACTGGTGTTTGCCTGGTGTTCCTGATACATGGAATGAAGTACTCTTTGCTCAAATCTAG